A DNA window from Vigna angularis cultivar LongXiaoDou No.4 chromosome 1, ASM1680809v1, whole genome shotgun sequence contains the following coding sequences:
- the LOC108345934 gene encoding serine hydroxymethyltransferase 3, chloroplastic, which produces MQASTMMGSLQQSVWTKGMSFPAKGYGNNYGFVSEVKFCNMKPCKASPVEGSLVTGKPSSLSFSVPEIGGDGSSFLDYGLTEADPEVRTIIDKEKDRQFKSLELIASENFTSRAVMEAVGSCLTNKYSEGLPGKRYYGGNEYIDELETLCQQRALAAFHVDGNKWGVNVQPLSGSPANFAVYTAVLKPHDRIMGLDLPHGGHLSHGFMTPKKRVSATSIYFESMPYRLDESTGLIDYDMLEKTANLFRPKLIIAGASAYPRDIDYPRMRKIADEVGAFLMMDMAHISGLVAASVLANPFDYCDIVTTTTHKSLRGPRGGMIFFKKDPVHGVDLEPAINNSVFPGLQGGPHNHTIGGLAVCLKYAQSPEFKNYQNQVVANCRALAQRLIEHKYKLVSGGSDNHLVLVDLRPSGLDGARVEKILDMASITLNKNSVPGDKSALVPGGIRIGAPAMTTRGLGEKEFSLIADLIHEGVQISLEAKSLVSGTKLQEFLKFVSSSEFPLGEKVSELRRKVEALTTQYPIPGV; this is translated from the exons ATGCAAGCCAGTACAATGATGGGTTCTCTGCAACAATCTGTTTGGACCAAGGGGATGAGTTTCCCTGCAAAGGGGTATGGCAATAACTACGGATTTGTATCTGAAGTGAAGTTCTGTAATATGAAGCCATGCAAAGCTTCCCCTGTTGAAGGGAGTTTAGTCACTGGGAAGCCGTCGTCTCTGTCTTTCTCAGTTCCTGAAATTGGAG GTGATGGAAGTAGCTTCCTGGACTATGGCTTGACTGAAGCCGATCCTGAGGTTCGTACAATTATTGACAAGGAGAAGGATCGACAATTTAAAAGTCTTGAGCTGATTGCTTCTGAGAATTTTACATCTAGAGCTGTGATGGAAGCAGTTGGTTCATGCCTCACAAACAAGTATTCAGAAGGATTGCCGGGTAAAAG GTACTATGGAGGGAATGAGTACATTGATGAGCTCGAAACCCTATGCCAACAAAGGGCACTGGCTGCATTTCATGTAGATGGAAATAAATGGGGTGTTAATGTTCAACCATTATCCGGATCCCCAGCTAATTTTGCAGTATACACTGCAGTTCTTAAACCACATGATCGAATTATG GGTTTGGACTTGCCTCATGGAGGACATTTGTCTCATGGATTCATGACGCCTAAAAAACGTGTATCTGCTActtcaatttattttgaatctATGCCTTATCGACTTGACGAATCAACAG GTctaattgattatgatatgtTGGAGAAAACTGCTAATCTCTTCAGGCCAAAGCTGATTATTGCGGGGGCTAGTGCTTATCCTCGGGACATTGATTACCCTCGCATGAGAAAA ATTGCAGATGAAGTAGGTGCTTTTCTTATGATGGATATGGCTCATATAAGTGGGCTTGTTGCTGCATCTGTACTTGCTAATCCCTTTGACTATTGTGATATTGTGACCACCACAACCCACAAG TCTTTAAGAGGTCCAAGAGGTGGTATGATATTCTTCAAGAAAGATCCTGTGCATGGGGTTGATTTGGAGCCCGCCATTAACAATTCTGTTTTTCCCGGTCTACAG GGGGGTCCTCATAACCACACAATTGGAGGACTAGCAGTTTGCTTGAAGTATGCCCAGTCTCCAGAGTTTAAAAATTACCAGAATCAG GTGGTTGCTAACTGTAGAGCTCTTGCTCAGCGGTTAATTGAGCACAAATATAAACTTGTTTCTGGTGGTAGTGACAATCACCTGGTTCTTGTTGATCTAAGGCCTTCT GGTCTTGATGGTGCTCGGGTGGAGAAAATTCTTGATATGGCTTCGATAACCCTCAACAAAAATTCAGTGCCTG GTGATAAGAGTGCCCTTGTTCCGGGAGGCATTCGTATTGGGGCACCTGCAATGACAACAAGAGGACTTGGTGAGAAAGAATTCTCACTAATTGCAGATTTAATTCATGAGGGAGTGCAAATAAGTCTTGAAGCCAAAAGTTTGGTCTCAGGAACGAAGCTCCAAGAGTTTTTGAAGTTTGTATCATCATCTGAATTTCCCTTGGGGGAGAAGGTCTCAGAATTGCGCAGGAAAGTTGAAGCTCTTACTACTCAGTATCCGATACCAGGAGTCTAA
- the LOC108340360 gene encoding protein TORNADO 2, with protein MALSNNVIGAINFVAALLSIPIIAAGIWLTTEPADSCVKILQWPVIILGVLILVVALAGFLGAFWRIPSLLVFYLVAMFVLILLLVSLVVFTYAVTLRGHGNIEPNRSYLEYRIDDFSLWLRRRVRSSNRWDNVRRCLMSSNICAELDQRYRTAQDFFNAHLTPIQSGCCKPPTKCGYTFVNPTYWISPINTAEDMDCMKWSNDQAQLCYNCDSCKAGLLATLRVEWRRANVILIVTLVALIAVYLVGCFAFRNTKTDELFRKYKQGYS; from the exons ATGGCACTCAGCAACAACGTGATAGGGGCCATCAACTTCGTTGCGGCACTTCTCTCAATTCCAATCATTGCTGCAGGGATCTGGCTAACAACAGAGCCAGCAGATTCGTGCGTCAAAATTCTTCAATGGCCTGTCATAATCTTGGGGGTTCTCATACTTGTAGTGGCTCTGGCAGGGTTTCTAGGAGCCTTCTGGAGAATCCCTTCGCTTCTGGTCTTCTACCTGGTTGCAATGTTCGTGCTTATTCTGTTGCTTGTTAGCTTGGTGGTTTTCACCTATGCTGTCACCCTTAGAGGCCATGGCAACATTGAACCCAATCGCTCCTACTTGGAATATCGTATCGATGATTTCTCACTTTGGCTTCGTCGAAGAGTACGAAGCTCAAACAGATGGGACAACGTTAGAAGGTGTCTTATGTCGTCAAATATATGTGCTGAGTTGGATCAACGCTACCGAACGGCGCAGGACTTCTTCAACGCACACCTAACCCCCATTCAG TCAGGGTGCTGCAAGCCTCCAACAAAATGTGGTTACACGTTTGTGAACCCGACGTATTGGATCAGCCCCATCAACACGGCAGAAGACATGGATTGCATGAAATGGAGCAACGACCAAGCACAACTTTGTTACAACTGTGATTCATGCAAAGCTGGTTTGTTGGCAACCCTTAGGGTGGAGTGGAGAAGGGCCAATGTGATCTTGATCGTTACTCTTGTTGCTTTAATTGCAGTCTATTTGGTTGGCTGCTTTGCCTTTAGGAATACCAAAACGGATGAGCTCTTTCGCAAATACAAGCAAGGTTACTCTTAA